In the Endozoicomonas sp. SCSIO W0465 genome, GGAGCTGTTAATCGCCGTCAGGTCAACGACTTCACCCAAATGATTAACCTGGCCACCGCCAATGCCGGCGAAAGCATTAGGCCCCGAAACCTCCACGCTATTACATACCGACGTGACACGGCTGAGTTTGCCCTCAATAAGCCCACCTCCGATACCCCCATGGGCTCCCTGGCCTTGTGTACTCAACCGGCTATTCTGTACCGTTATGTCATCAGCCTGCCCCCGGATCTGCCCCGCGACAATACCGGCAAGCTGGTCTCTTCCCTCTGTTTCAACGCTGCAGTTGTGTACTCGAACATTTTCAATCCGGCCTTGCTCGCTGCGTTGTTGTGCCGTAATAATTCCCCCCGCAGCCGGTGAATCCCCATGAATGGCTACGCTGGCGTTGGCTACCCGGATATTCTCGATCTGGCTGGTGCCGTCCATGGTACAGGCGACCACTGCTGCGGCCTGGTTTTCTGCCGATATCTGGGCATTAACCAGTTGCAGATTGTGAACGCTGCCCCGAAGGTCGCGGAATAAACACATTTTTTGCTGATCAACCGTATGCTTCTGTCCATCATAATGACCGGAAAAAACCACATTTTCATCGCTTTTCAGCCCAGAGCCGTCCAGGTCACCGGTCTGGATGTAGTGGGCATCGCTTGGATAATCAGCATTCAAGCCAATTTTATTGAACGTTTTGCTGTCGTTTATCGGAATAGGATTCCAGACAGACCCTCGTTCCGAAATCAATGATGTTGTTGAACAATTATCAGGATTATCAATAACAGGATCAGGGTGCACCTGACAGTTACTGGTGACTAAACGGGGGGCGGCAGTACGGCATAAACCCGGCATCGTCAGATCCCCAATATTTTCCAATGTACCGTTAACCCGGCTGTTGAGTGACCTGAAATCCCGGATGATTGCACCGCTACCAGCACCGATAGCGATGCCAGCATTCTGACCAGTATCCGTGGTTACCGTGCAGTTCACTGCACGGGTATTGATCACCGTGCCAGTGCTGTAGCCTGCGCCAATGGCCGCACCATCATGTACGTATCTGCCACCGGCTGAAACCGAGCAGTTAATTGCGGTGGTTCCGCTGACCTGATGATGCACATACCCGGCGCCAATGCCGGCAGCGGCAGAATTCCCTTCGGATCTCACATAGCTGTCCAGGGCAACAAGTTCATTGATGGAACCCTCAATTTTTCCCCCACCGAATGGCCGGGTGTTGCCAACCTGCCCACCACCTATACCGGCGTAAGCACTGTTGCCAAGGGTAGTGACCCGGCTGTTCACGACCGTCATGTTATTGATATTCCCGGTTACCATTCCTCCGCCAATGCCGGCATCTGCCCCAACTTGATGGGTACTGATATTGGCCCCCGACACCGTCAGATGTTGTATATCACCATCGACCTCACCCCCGCCAACCCCCGCATGTGCATGTTTGCCCCGGGTTTTCACCTGACTGTCCATTACCGACAGCCGCTCAATTTGTCCTTCCATTTCGCCAGCGCCGATACCGGCATCTGAGTGTGAACCTGATGTTGTGACCCGGGCACCCTTTACATTCAGGTGGTTCATCTTACCCAGGCTTCTACCTGCGCCAATCCCGGTGGGGGAATAGTCCCCTGAGGTTGAGACCGAACTGTTTTTCACCCCGACTCTCTCGATTAAGCCGCCTTTTTTCTGGCGCCCGGTAATGACACCGGTAAACGTTGGGTCAAGCTGTCCAGATTTTCTGCTATTGATGACGCGGGCATCCTCAATCCGGACATCGCGGATCGAGGATTCTGCCTCCATTTCACAGGCCAAAGCCGCTGAGAACTTATCCGCATTATTGATATCGGCATTGGCCACGCGCAGGTTGCGTACCTCGGAATAACGCCCAAGCTTGTGAAACAGACAGCGGCGGGGATCACTGATGGTAAAACAGTCACCGTCATAATAGCCGTTGAACTCATCATCACCGGCCGACACGCTACTGTTATGGCTGAAGTTATCTGTCTGGCGGTAGTAAGCGTCAGCAGGGAAGCCTTCCTGACCAATTTTGCCCAGGGTTTCGCTATCGCCAACCAGTATCGGGTTCTCCGGCGATCCCGGTGTGCCGGCAGAGGGGACGGCCGCTGCACCTGAGAGCCTGTCCATAGCAACCAGTGCCAGAGTCGCGGCAGCGGTGCCGGACACGCTGCCCCCGAAACGGTTGGCAGGTCTGTTCTGTTTCCGTCCTGATGCTTCAGAATCAGTGGCCTTTGCTCTGTTCTCCAGTATCACGCTGCCCAGCTCCTGGGCCAGGGCAACAGAAGAGCAGAGGGTGGCGACTGCATCGCTCACGACCTTGACGGAAGGCACCCAGCAGGAAGCGACCTTGCTGGCCAGTCCAACTTGCCGGACGATATCGGTCATCGGGCCTGCCCTGACGCTTTTATCGGAAACGGCGGGAGGCATTGCATTCATGGTAATTGACTGTCCGTTCAGATTAGGTTGTTGCAGGTGTCCGGGGACATAACCCGGCGATAGCGACCGGAAGAAAGAGGTGATGCCTGATCGGGCGGTCACGACAAATCTCCCTGATTTTCCCGCAGGTTCAGGCTGGGTTGTCAGGGTAATTCCCCGGTTTTCTGAAGGGGGCGTTAGAGGAGCGTTCAAAGACAAATGTGACTGCATGTATGGTTCTCCATCATGTTTTCAACACCGTTTCAAACCGGCAGAAACCGTTGGGCATCTGCCAAGCGGAACCCGCTGCCTGCAACGGTCAGCAGGTGGCAACCATGCAGGCAGCAGAGCATTCATAAATGGGTATATCAGTTATTGGCCTGCTGATTTAAGGGGATCAACGGTATTTCTGGTTCTGCAGGAATCGGTGCCCGGTTGCGGTGCTGGCAATATTGATAGAGAGCATATAGGCCAATGCCCGCAAAGATCGTGAAAGCTGTACCTAAGCTGGCACTTACGATAACCCCGGTGGCTACGGTTGTAGCCACTGGTGCGGGCGTGGTAGGCAGTCCCGATGTTGGGGGCATGCCAGCAAATGTCATTGATGCCTCCGGTAGCGTCACCACGGATTTGGTCACTGGTGCGGTGGTTGTCATTGCAGTCGATGCCGATGCCGATGCCGATAGTACTGTGGCCGTAATCGTGGCGTTGACGGACGGTAACGGCGTCGCCCCGGGATGCCCTGTTGTGGTTGTATTAGCCATCATCGGAATGGGTTTCCAGACGGACTCTGGTTCCGGAATAAAGGGCGTTGAACAATTCCCGGGGGTATCGAGAACAGGATCAGCATGTACCTGACAGTCATCGGTGACGAAACGCGGGTCGGCAGTACCGCATAAACCCGGCATCGTCAGATTCCCAATATTTTCCAATTTACCGTTAACCCGGCTGTTGAGTGACCTGAAATCCCCGTTGATTGCACCGCTACCAGCACCGATAGCGATGCCAGCATGTTGGCCAGTCTTGGTGGTGACTGTGCAGTCCACTGCACGGGTATTGATCACCTTGCCAGTACTGTAACCTGCACCAATGGCAGCGCCATCATCCACGCGCACGCCAACGGCTGAAACCGAGCAGTTAATTGCGGTGGTTCCGTTGACTCGTTGTCTCACCCATCCGCCGCCAATGCCGGCGGCCGAGGTACCATTACCTTCGGTTCTCACATGGCTGTCCCGGGCAACAAGATTATTGACGGAACCTCTGCTGTATCCACGTATCGAATTGTATCCAACCCGCCCACCACCTATGCCGGCGTTAGCCTCATAGCCACGGACATTCACCCGGCTTTTCACGACCGTGATGTCATTGATATTCCCGGTTACCACTCCTCCGCCAATGCCGGCATGTGACCTATTTTGGTGAGTGCTGATATTGGACTCCAACACTGTCAGATGTTGTATATCACCATCGACCTTACCCCCACCAACTCCCGCATGTGAAGATATGCCACGGGTTTCCACCTGACTGTCCGTCACCGTCAGACGCTCAATCTGTCCTGCCATTACGCCTGCACCGATACCGGCTCGGGAAAAGTGTCCTGAGGTTGAGACCGAACTGTTTTTCACCTCGGCCCTTTCGATCAAGCTACCTTTTCGCTGTTGCCCGGTAATAACACCGGTTTCAACCCACTCAAGTTTTCTTCTGCTATTTCTGCTATTGATAATGCGGCTATCCTCAATCCGGACATTGCGGATCGTTGATCCTTCCTCCATTTCACAGGCCAATACCGCTGATAACTTATCCGCATTATTGATATCAGCATTGACCACGCGCAGGTCATGTACCTCGGAAGAATCCCCGAGCTTTTGGAACAGACAGCGGCGGGGACCACTGATGGTATAACAGTCACCGTCATAATGGCCGGCGAACAGATGATGATCATCATCGGCCGACACGCTGCTGTTATGGCTGAAGTTTTGGGTCTGTCGGTAGTGAGCGTTAGCGGGGTAGCCTTCCTGACCAATTTTGACCAGGGTTTCGCTATTGCCAACCGGTATCGGGTTGTCGGGTGAGCCTGGTGTTCCGGCAGAGGGGACAGCCGCTGCACCTGAGAGCCTGTCCATGGCAACCAGTGCCATGGTTGCAACGGCGGGGCCAGACACGCTGCCCCCGCAACGGTTAACCGGTCTGTTCCGTTTCCTTTGTGATGCTTCAGCATCTGTGGCCTTCTCTCTGCTCTCCAGTATCACACTGCCCAGCTCCTGGGCCAGGGCAGCAGAAGAACAGAGGGTGGCGATTGCATCGCTCACGACCTTGACGGAAGGCACCCAGCAGGAGGCTACCTTACTGGCCAGTCCAACCTGCCGGACGATATCGTTCATCGAGCCTGTCCTGACGCTTTTATCGGAAAAGGCAGGAGGCATTGCATCCACGGTTACTGACTGGCTGTTCAGTGTTTGTCGCAGGTGTTTGGGAATATAACCCGGCGACAGTGAAGCGAAGAAAGAGCTGATGCCTGATCGAACGCTAACGGCAAACCTCCCTGATCTGCCCACGGGTTCAGACTGGGTTGTCAAGGCTATCCCCGGGTTTTCTGAGGGGGGGAGCAGGGGAGCATTCAAAGGCAAATGCGTTTGCATGATCGTTCTCCATAATGTTATTTCATAATGTCATCAACGCCGTTTCAAACGGGCAAAAACCTGGGATTAAGTATCTGTAAGGAAGAATCTTCTGCTTGCAACAGCCAGCCATTCAGACAGCACATCATTTTTCAAGCAGAACATTTATTAATGGTATAAATGGGCACAATCAGTTATTGGCCTGCTGATTTAAAGGGCCCAACGGTATTGCCGGTTCCGCAGGTACCTCCTCTGCCCGGTTCTGCTGTTGATAGAATCGGCTGAGAGCACATAGGCCAATGCATGCAAGGATCGTGAATGCCGTACCTAAGCTGACACCTACGACAATCCCGGTGTTTATGGTTGCAACCAATGGTGCGGGCGTTGTGGGCAGTCCCAGTGTTGGGGGCATGCCAGCAAATGTCATTGAGGCTTCCGGTAACGTCACCACAGTTTCTGTCACTGGTGCAGTGGTTGTCATTGCAGCCGCTGCCAATGGTGTTGTGGCATTGATCGTGGCATTGATCGTGGCATTGATGGTTGGTAACGGCGTTGCGATGCTCTGTTCTGGCATGGTCGCGTTGATCATTATTGTGTTGTTGAGCGGTGTCGGGGTTGCCAGAGTCAGGCTGGACGACGGGATGCTTGTCTCAGCCATGGCTGTGTTGTTGAGCGGTGTCATTGCCGGTTGTTGTGAGGTCGTATCAGCCATCACGGCTCCATTGACGTAGGCCGCCGCCGTTGGCTGCGGTAACGGACTATGTTGCCGGGCACCAGCCGAATGGCCTGGTGCGGCGGTAGATGCGGTGTTGGCCATTGCCGTTTCGTTGAAAAGTGTCGGAGCTGTCAGATTAACGCTGGACAGCGGGGTGGTAGTTATCATTGCGTCCGTTGCCAATGGTGCTGTGGAATAGCCCGTGGCATTGCTGGTTGGTAATGGCGTTGCGATGCTCTGTTCTGGCGTGGTCGCGTTGATCATTATTGTGTTGTTGAGCGGTGTCGGGGTTGCCAGAGCCAGGCTGGACGACGGGATGCTTGTCTCAGCCATGGCTGTGTTGTTGAGCGGTGTCATTGCCGGTTGTTGTGAGGTGGTATCAGCCATCACGGTTTCATTGACGGAGGCTGCCGTTGGTTGCGGTAACGGGCTATGCTGCCGGGTATCCGGTGAACGGCCCGGTGCGGCGGTAGATGCAGTGTTGGCCATTGCCGTTTTGTTGAAAAGTGTCGGAGCTGTCAGATTAACGCTGGACAGCGGGGTGGTAGTTATCATTGCGTCCGTTGCCAATGGTGCTGTGGAATAGCCCGTGGCATTGCTGGTCGGTAACGGCGTTGCGATGCTCTGTTCTGGCGTGGTCGCGTTGATCATTATCGTGTTGTTGAGCGGTGTCGGGGTTGCCAGAGTCAGGCTGGACGACGGGGTGCTTGTCTCGGCCATGGCTGTGTTGTTGAGCGGTGTCATTGCCGGTTGTTGTGAGGTGGTATCAGCCATCACGGTTTCATTGACGGAGGCTGCCGTTGGTTGCGGTAACGGGCTATGCTGCCGGGTATCCGGTGAACGGCCCGGTGCGGCGGTAGATGCGGTGTTGGCCATTGCCGTTTCGTTGAAAAGTGTCGAAGCTGTCAGATTAACGCTGGACAGCGGGGTGGTAGTTATCATTGCGTCCGTTGCCAATGGTGCTGTGGAATAGCCCGTGGCATTGCTGGTTGGTAATGGCGTTGCGATGCTCTGTTCTGGCGTGGTCGCGTTGATCATTACCGTGTTGTTGAGCGGTGTCGGGGTTGCCAGAGCCAGGCTGGACGACGGGGTGCTTGTCTCGGCCATGGCTGTGTTGTTGAGCGGTGTCATTGCCGGTTGTTGTGAGGTCGTATCAGCCATCACCGCTTCATTGACGTAGGCCGCCGTTGGCTGCGGTAACGGGCTATGTTGCCGGGTACCAGGTGAATGGCCCGGTGTGGCGGTAGATGCAGTGTTGGCCATTGCCGTTTCGTTGAAAATTGCCGGGGCTGTCAGATTAACACTGGACAGCGGGGTGGTAGTTATCATTGCAGCCGTTGCCAATGGTGCTGTGGGATAGTCCGTGGCATTGCTGGTCGGTAACGGCGTTGCGATGCTCTGTTCTGGCGTGGTCGCGTTGATCATTATCGTGTTGTTGAACGGTGTCGGGGTTGCCAGAGTCAGGCTGGACGACGGGGTGCTTGTCTCGTCCATGGCTGTGTTGTTGAGCGGTGTCATTGCCGGTTGTTGTGAGGTGGTATCAGCCGTCACGGTTTCATTGACAGAGGCTGCCGTTGGCTGTGGTAACGGGCTATGTTGCCGGTTACCAGGTGAACGACCCGGTGCAGCGGTAGGTGCGGTAGATGCAGTAGATGCAGTAGATGCAGTAGATGCAGTAGATGCAGTAGATGCAGTAGATGTTG is a window encoding:
- a CDS encoding ZmpA/ZmpB/ZmpC family metallo-endopeptidase-related protein, translating into MTNVVQGVGLVSKALSCWVPHIRVVSDTVGILCSSISLAESLGNMARSGKPDKEPTCGPENRPKAHWQKITNKEDEKPGKPVSTSSAATSSAATSSPINRLSGPAMATVALVAMDRLAGAAALPTEGSPGSRNNPIPVGDSETLGKIGRNSRYPNKAHYRQTGSFSHKTGVPVGNPLFQGHYDGGCHTISDLKHCLFHKLGSGAEVKNLRIANATIDDQPGRHSAVLACEVSGESAVVDVRVEHSAVSTSQSGSGLEPVSAGVITGLQGEGSVLEDIEILDCSVTSSGRNTYTGVGGGRVAGDIRRMTVTNTQVTSTGDSSPAAIGGGHVTGQIEQLTVLNSQVTTRGTRAHGAIGGGEVGRLQSRATGKVSELVALNSRVTTEGISATAIGGGLVALHSEINGITAIDCSVATGATRSLGAAIGAGLNTGQVTNTTAVNSSVTGSVANIGSGLNVGGSVTGTASLNSQVNGKLKNIGSVTLPGLCRTADAHFVTSDCQLNPDSLTEDYWNRVCSTTSTASTASTASTASTASTASTAPTAAPGRSPGNRQHSPLPQPTAASVNETVTADTTSQQPAMTPLNNTAMDETSTPSSSLTLATPTPFNNTIMINATTPEQSIATPLPTSNATDYPTAPLATAAMITTTPLSSVNLTAPAIFNETAMANTASTATPGHSPGTRQHSPLPQPTAAYVNEAVMADTTSQQPAMTPLNNTAMAETSTPSSSLALATPTPLNNTVMINATTPEQSIATPLPTSNATGYSTAPLATDAMITTTPLSSVNLTASTLFNETAMANTASTAAPGRSPDTRQHSPLPQPTAASVNETVMADTTSQQPAMTPLNNTAMAETSTPSSSLTLATPTPLNNTIMINATTPEQSIATPLPTSNATGYSTAPLATDAMITTTPLSSVNLTAPTLFNKTAMANTASTAAPGRSPDTRQHSPLPQPTAASVNETVMADTTSQQPAMTPLNNTAMAETSIPSSSLALATPTPLNNTIMINATTPEQSIATPLPTSNATGYSTAPLATDAMITTTPLSSVNLTAPTLFNETAMANTASTAAPGHSAGARQHSPLPQPTAAAYVNGAVMADTTSQQPAMTPLNNTAMAETSIPSSSLTLATPTPLNNTIMINATMPEQSIATPLPTINATINATINATTPLAAAAMTTTAPVTETVVTLPEASMTFAGMPPTLGLPTTPAPLVATINTGIVVGVSLGTAFTILACIGLCALSRFYQQQNRAEEVPAEPAIPLGPLNQQANN